The sequence below is a genomic window from Mycobacterium spongiae.
CAGCACGTCGACGGGGAGGCGTTCGTTCCCAAGATCGCCGTCACCGGGTCGCTCGCCCTGGCATTCGTCAGCATCGCCGCGCTGATCTACTTCCTGCACCACCTCATGCACTCCCTGCAAATTGACACGATCATGGACAAAGTGCGCCACCGCACACTGGGCCTGATTGATCGAATGTTTCCGGACCTGGACACCGCGGATGCAACGGGGGAAACGCCGCCCTACCCACCCGCCGAGGCAGTGCCGCTGGTGGCCCCGAAATCCGGCTACCTCCAAACGGTCGACATCGACGACATCGCCGCACTGGCCGCAGCCGGCGGACACTCGGTGCTGCTGGTCACCTTCGTTGGCGATTACGTCACCGCAGGCGGCCTCCTCGGCTGGTGCTGGCGCAGGGGCACGCCGCCGCGGCCACCAGAGGCCGAGTTTCCGCAGCGCTGCTTGCAGCACGCGCACATTGGGTTCGAACGCACCCTCCAACAGGACGTCCGCTTCGGATTACGACAGCTGGTCGATATAGCGCTGAGGGCACTATCACCGGCCGTCAACGACCCCTACACGGCGATTCAAGTCGTGCACCACCTGTCAGCCGTCGAGTCGGTGCTGGCGTCGAGGGCGTTGCCCGACGAGGTTCGCCGCGATAGCTCCGGGGCGCTCCTCGTCTGGCTTCCCTACCCCGGCTTTGCTGCCCTCCTCCACGTCGGGTGTGCGCAAATCCGCCGGTACGGCACGCGGGAACCGCTGGTGCAGACTGCGTTACTGCAGCTGCTCAGCGCGGTTGCCCAGAATTGCGTCGACCCAGCACGCCGTGCCGCGGTGCAGACCCAAATCGCCCTGGTTGTCCGGACCTCACAGAGTGCGTTCACCGACGAAGGGGATCGGGCCATCGTTGTCAATGCCGCAGCACGCGCCACTGAGGTTGCCGAGCGACCCGGCACTTTGGCGCCCCCGCCCTCCGCGTTCGGCCAAGTGGCCGCGGCGACGGCAGCGGCGTCGACGATCTCAGACCCCCACTCGCACCCCCGACGAGGGCGACGCAGCTAGCGACTCGGGCCGCAGCGGCGACGACCCATCAGCATCATCCAACTGGCGCCCACTGGTTCCACGAGTCGCCGTAGTCGAGGGTGACCAGCGATGACCGATCGACGTTGACGATCTCGCGGAAATGGTCTTGCCACCCCCACCACACGCTGATGAAGAACACGTGGTCAAACCAGCTGAGCTGATAATCGGGGGGAATGGTCTCCCCCTTGTTCTCCGGCGCAAACACCGCAACCGCCAAGAGACCCAGTATCGCCGACTTTGGCAGCTGAACCTTGCCGTCATTGGCAATGCGAAGTGCCGCAGTGGCATTCACGTACGGGCTAATTTCGAAGGCCACCGCGGATTCGTCGCCGTGGCCGTGCAGCCACCGGTGAACCCCGTACAACACATCCGCGATATCGGGCCGCTTTTCCGGCACCAAGTCCGATCTCACCGCAACGGGGAATCGAGTTGCTTCGAGGTCGACGCCGGGCGTGGCCATCACGCCGTAGATATCGAGTGAATCTCTGACTACTTTGCGGAATCGTGCGCCGACGCCGACCGTCGGATAGCGCTTCCTGCCCGTGTCGTCAACGGCGGTGCACGCATGAAGCATCGCCACGTCCCAGATTTTCCGATCCCATTGCTCAAGCGACTGCTTGACTGCTGCCCCTACTGCCATACGCATGAGGTTATAGGCCAGCTCCGGACTGCCCGAGGGTTGCACCCCGCAGCGGCGAGCGCGTCGACGTTCGATCGCGGACCCTCAAGAGGAACTCGGCTACTAGCCTGGCGCGGCGGCGGCTCCTCTACCAGCTATGGCGGCGGCCACGGGGATGCTCGCGGTCTCGGCGCCGCGGGCGGCTCGATCGGTGCCAGCGGCGGCACCGGTTGCCTTCACTGCGGGGACGGTGACGAGGGTGGTAACGGCGCCCTGCCCGGCGGCGAGGACGGCGAAGACGCGTAGGCGGGCGCGACACCTTTTCGGCGGCCTAGCTTTTCTGCGGACTCTCCCGCCGCGGGATCGCCGACACCAGGCCGAAACCAGCGCCAGCCCGCGAGAAACGCCACGGCGAGTGACGCGGTGGCGATGAGAAACGCCACCCGGATGCCGTCGATGAAGACCTCTTCGGCGATCTCGACCGGGTTGTGGCGCGCGATCGGTCGCCGCGGCACCATCCCGCCGACATGGGCTCGTGGATTCGCATGGTCGATGATCGCCTCGGCAATGGTGTGCCGCCGGACCGGGTCGGGCACCGCGGACTCCAGCTCGGACTCAAGGGAGACGGACAACCAGGCGGCGAGCACGGAGCCCAAGACCGCGAATCCCACCGTTGAGCCGATCGCCCGTTGGGCGCTCATGATGCCCGAAGCCATCCCGGCACGCTCCACCGGAACCGCGGTCATCGCAACGGTCGTGACAGGTGTTAGGCACAACGCAACGCCAACCCCGCACAGGCCCAGCCCGATCAGGACCAAGCTCCAGCTGCGGTGCTCGCTGGCGATCAGCGTCAGCAACCCCATCATCAGCGCGCTCAACCCGGCGAGGATGAGCACCCGCGCGCCGATGCGCCCAACGAGATTCCCCACCAGCGGAGACACCAGGACCACGGCCGCACTGAACGGAAAGATCATCAGGCCGGTCGCTGTCGGGGTATAGGCCCGCACGTTCTGCAGAAACTGCGTGGTGAGCAGCAGCATCCCGTGGACGGCGAAGAAGACCGTGCAGATGGTCGCGATGGACAGTGCGTATGTGCTGTCGCGGAACAGCCGCAGATCCATCATCGGGTCGGGTGATCGAAGTTCGTGCCCGACGAAGAGGGCACCACCAACCACAGCCGTGGCCAGCAACACGAGGATCGGCGGCGACGTCCAGCCGACTTGGGGACCTTCGATGATCGCGTACACGAAGGCCCCCATCACAACGATGAACAGTGTCTGCCCCGCCAGGTCGAGACGCCGTGCCCGCTCGTTGCGGGACTCCGTCACGAAGCCCACGGTCAGCAGCACGACCAGCACCCCCATTGGCACGTTGACATAGAAGATGCTGCGCCACCCCCACCGGTCGACCAGCAGACCGCCGAGCGTCGGACCCGCCGCGGTGCCGACACTGGCAATGGCGGTCCATATTCCGATTGCCCGCGCCTTTTGCTTCGGCTCCGGAAAAGCCGCGCTGACCAGCGCGAGTGACGTCACGCTGACGATGGCCGCGCCCAAACCCTGCACGCCCCGAGCGGCGGTAAGCATCGCGATGGACGGTGACAGACCGCAGGCGATGGATCCCGCGATGAACAAGGAAATACCCGTCAAGTACCAGCGGCGACGGCCGTAGCGGTCGGCGAGTGTCGCCGCCGACATGATGACGACCGCCATCCCGAGGCTGTAGGCCGCCACCACCCATTGCAGCCCATCCTCGCCGACCGCAAAGCGGTGCTGGATGTCCGGCAGCCCCACGTTCACAATCAGGAGGTCCAAGAACACCATGAACAGGCCAAGGCCTGAGGCTCCGACGGTGAGGCGCTGCGTGCGGTTCATGTGAGGCCCGTTTCACGTTGGGTCCCCGCATTTTGGACGCTCGGACACGGGTGAGCAAGCCCTGCCACGGCAATAGGGTTCGGCACGAGCTCAGCCATCCGGGCCTCGACCACCGGGGCTGCCGAATAGGGATCCGCCGCTGCCGCCCGCGCCACCGTCACCGCCGTCACCCGGGTCGGTGCCCGTGCCGCCCATCCCACCGGCCCCACCCGCGCCGCCCTCGCCGATCAGCGCGGCGTTACCGCCGATGCCACCGCCGCCGCCGTCACCACCTACAGCGGCTGTGAGGCCGCCGCCGATACCGCCGGACCCGCCGGTCCCACCCGCGCCGCCGACGCCGATCAGCCTGGCGTTACCGCCGGCACCACCGCCACCGCCGTCACCACCTACAGCGGCTACTATGCCGGTGCCGATCCCGCCGGCCCCGCCGGTCCCGCCGGCACCACCGGCTCCGATCAGTGACCCGCCAACTCCGCCAGTACCGCCGAGCCCACCGGCCCCACCGGTCGCGGTTGCGGCGGCAGCCTCCCCGCCGGCGCCACCGCCGCCAGCCGCCCCGCCGTTGCCGATCAGCCCGGCGGCACCGCCGGCGCCACCGGCGCCACCTGCCCCGGCGGTGAGATCCGTGGTATTGAAGGCGGTGGCGCCGCCGGCCCCGCCGGTTCCACCGGCCCCACCGGCGCCGAACAGCCACCCGCCGGTCCCGCCGACCCCACCGGTCCCGCCGGTGCCGCCCGTGGTGGCGGGGAATAGCAAGCCGCCGGTTCCGCCGGCCCCGCCGGCCCCGCCGGTCCCGATCAGCCCGCCGGCGCCGCCCGCGCCGCCATGGCCACCGCTGCTGGCCAGGGTGGCGAACCCGCCGGCCCCGCCCGTGCCGCCGTCCCCGAACAGCCAGCCGCCCCGACCGCCAACCCCGCCAGTGCCGCCGTCACCACCGGCAAAGTTGGCGGTGGCGTTGCCGCCGGCCCCGCCCGCCCCACCGGCCCCGATCAACCCCGCGTCACCGCCGGCACCGCCGAGGCCCCCATCGTTGCCGGTGGTGGTGAACCCGCCAGCACCGCCGGCACCGCCATTGCCGAACAACCACCCACTGTGACCGCCGGTCCCGCCAGCCCCACCGGGGCCACCGACGCCGCCGGTCCCGCCGGCACCGCCAGCGCCGCCGAACCCACCGCTGCCCGACAGCCACCCGCCGTTTCCACCGGCACCCCCA
It includes:
- a CDS encoding DUF2254 domain-containing protein; protein product: MSATNVLSRRKAILDYLQGAVWVLPTMGVAFGLGAGAILSIIPVKTDSLVDNLMFQGTAGDARGVLIVVSATMVTTIGIVFSLTVLSLQIASSQFSVRLLRTFLRDMPNQVVLAIFACTFAYSTGGLHTVGQHVDGEAFVPKIAVTGSLALAFVSIAALIYFLHHLMHSLQIDTIMDKVRHRTLGLIDRMFPDLDTADATGETPPYPPAEAVPLVAPKSGYLQTVDIDDIAALAAAGGHSVLLVTFVGDYVTAGGLLGWCWRRGTPPRPPEAEFPQRCLQHAHIGFERTLQQDVRFGLRQLVDIALRALSPAVNDPYTAIQVVHHLSAVESVLASRALPDEVRRDSSGALLVWLPYPGFAALLHVGCAQIRRYGTREPLVQTALLQLLSAVAQNCVDPARRAAVQTQIALVVRTSQSAFTDEGDRAIVVNAAARATEVAERPGTLAPPPSAFGQVAAATAAASTISDPHSHPRRGRRS
- a CDS encoding MFS transporter produces the protein MNRTQRLTVGASGLGLFMVFLDLLIVNVGLPDIQHRFAVGEDGLQWVVAAYSLGMAVVIMSAATLADRYGRRRWYLTGISLFIAGSIACGLSPSIAMLTAARGVQGLGAAIVSVTSLALVSAAFPEPKQKARAIGIWTAIASVGTAAGPTLGGLLVDRWGWRSIFYVNVPMGVLVVLLTVGFVTESRNERARRLDLAGQTLFIVVMGAFVYAIIEGPQVGWTSPPILVLLATAVVGGALFVGHELRSPDPMMDLRLFRDSTYALSIATICTVFFAVHGMLLLTTQFLQNVRAYTPTATGLMIFPFSAAVVLVSPLVGNLVGRIGARVLILAGLSALMMGLLTLIASEHRSWSLVLIGLGLCGVGVALCLTPVTTVAMTAVPVERAGMASGIMSAQRAIGSTVGFAVLGSVLAAWLSVSLESELESAVPDPVRRHTIAEAIIDHANPRAHVGGMVPRRPIARHNPVEIAEEVFIDGIRVAFLIATASLAVAFLAGWRWFRPGVGDPAAGESAEKLGRRKGVAPAYASSPSSPPGRAPLPPSSPSPQ
- a CDS encoding PE family protein — translated: MSHIFAAPESLVAAAMDLQSMGSALGVANDAAAGATTGVLAAGADEVSTAVAALFSGHARDYQTLSAQVAAFHQQFVQTLTAAGAAYAAAEAANASPLQAVEQQILGWINAPTMALLGRPLIGDGANATAPGQAGGAGGLLFGNGGSGGPGGAGGDAGLIGNGGNGGSGAALGMFGGKGGNGGLLYGNGGAGGASGTALAGPGLAGGAGGHAGGLFGNGGSGGAAGDAGANSPNADGGAGGAGGRGGWLFGDGGAGGAGGGGGGGFPTGAGGAGGAGGNGGWLSGSGGFGGAGGAGGTGGVGGPGGAGGTGGHSGWLFGNGGAGGAGGFTTTGNDGGLGGAGGDAGLIGAGGAGGAGGNATANFAGGDGGTGGVGGRGGWLFGDGGTGGAGGFATLASSGGHGGAGGAGGLIGTGGAGGAGGTGGLLFPATTGGTGGTGGVGGTGGWLFGAGGAGGTGGAGGATAFNTTDLTAGAGGAGGAGGAAGLIGNGGAAGGGGAGGEAAAATATGGAGGLGGTGGVGGSLIGAGGAGGTGGAGGIGTGIVAAVGGDGGGGGAGGNARLIGVGGAGGTGGSGGIGGGLTAAVGGDGGGGGIGGNAALIGEGGAGGAGGMGGTGTDPGDGGDGGAGGSGGSLFGSPGGRGPDG